ttagtttttgaaaattattttattaatttattttgaagatatatatatatatatatttttatttgtgggGGTTGGAAAGAATCTAGAGGAGTTCTAACCAAGATATTGTTTGTTTGAGAACGAAACCGTCTTTGACTTCTAAGTTTCATCCTACACATAAATATAGCCTTAAAACTCGTTGTGGGTGCCATCTTGGTTGAAAAGTCTACCTTGATTCATGTATTAACGCTCAACTTTAGGActagaaatgaaaaagatgtaaatatataaagtaAGCTCTACAAGTTtacaatataaattataaaaggcCTACACACATAAGATCTTCTTACTTGGGCATTATAAATGTTGTATAGTCTATTTTATGTATCTATCTTTTATTCAACATTTAGAATTACTTAAACccgaattattattattattattttttattaaaaaaatggttcATTCATTGCCTGTGGTGAATACAAtatttgattttcttgtttgtaAAGATAGCATAAAATATTATGTCATATTTTATTCTCGCTTGAATTTTGAGTTACTTCTCTTGAATTATGGTTCATACCTTAGATTAGATAGTGTTTAGTCCCTGTCTTTTCTTAATGCAAAACAAACTCCCTCGAAAGCGATTTCTTGGAAGAAAGTGTTGCTCACTTTCTCCTTGCCGGCTTCCAcggtttttttttcccatataAAGTAGCCGTCCGTCTTAGTTCCTTCTGCTATCGTTTCCTTTTTCGTTCTACTGTTTAAAGGCAATGAGTATCTCGTATCTGTCCGTACAATGCATGCATATCCTTTTAGACCATGTCGGTTATCAGAGATACCAGAAGAGAAAGGATGAAGAGGACCCTCCCTGCATTCGCAAAGAAGCTCAAAAGGAAAAGGATCAAGCTCAATTTTAGAGTACTCATAAtcggtcttcttcttcttcatttcttcttgtttttttcttcttcctctttgagGAGATTATTTGACATGGAGGATACCCGTTTGGAAGCCTGTTTGGAGGACTACGTACAATGGTTCGCCTTTAATAAAGTCcatggaaaaatatattttgtacaTTCAAATTACTATTGTAACGCCTCAATGGCCTATATTCTAAAAGGACTAGTAAACGATATAATTGGAGCTCCATTGGAATCCCTTATAAAGAGGTAGAACTTATCATTCCCCAGCAATATAAGATTCCATATACCACCTAtccttattcttatcatatgaggtatTACAATCTGTTCTCTTTAAATTCTCAACTTCCTTGTCGGGCCAGTTCATCGTAGGTTGCGTGGCTCAAGTCCTACATTTGTTGTTGGGATTGACTTTAATATCATTTGAAACACTCTAATGAAAGGCCTAAACCACATATActatacttcaaaaggactagtcaatgatagaATTAGAGCCCCattgaaaccttataaagaATAAGAATTTCTCTTTCGTAAGCAACGTGGGATTCTATACACCACATACctttatctttatcatatgcGATATCGCAATTATAATTGACATTTCGTATCATTAATTAAGGTCTCAGCATCAAGAAATTATAACTCAATTGGGTGTAAAATTATTCGTTTTTTGATATAGCAATGTAACAGTTTTGATATTTTAGAGTGCAAGGCATAAAATCCTGATTTTAGAGTATTTTAGGGTGCAGAGTGTGCTTGGTCAAACTAAGTTTGCTTAAGAAGATAGCTTCATGGATGGTGAATTTGGCTTTAGGAATAGGAAGGTCAAATATAGCAACTGCAAGTTGAGGGGGGGAAACGTCATTTAAGAGATTGCCTGAACGTGGGTTATGGAGATGCAGGGGATGTAGATTTGGTTGAAATTCAGAGGGATTAGTACATGTGCAGCGGTTGTAATCAAAATTTGAATACCTTACAATATATGCTTGTTTGCGTGACTTGGAACAACAGCCAGGGCAATCTCTATTCCAATGTTAAGCTGtgtgagatttatttctttGTACAGGATTGTAAAATGAATAAAAGGAACTAAAATGAAAAGGAACACCTCGAAACAGAGGAGCATCCATATAGCCCACGAAACAGAGCTATAATTCAACAAATATGTACCAACCTAGAAGATGCTCCAACTGGAGGAGATTATCAACACCTTTTAGAAACTTTTGTCTTTGAAGTATATATCTGTTGGCAAATGACACAGTGATTTGAGATTAAACTTTCCATGACGCTTCCCTCTTCGATTGCTAACCTGTTTGTTTGCCTGTTCCATAGGTGAACCCCATAAGTCTCCCCATTTAGCTGAAGCAGCTTGGCTTTTACCCATTTGGAACTGGCCTGGTTTTTCGGTGCCTGGAAAAGCCCGCTGATCCTAAGCCAATCCACCGGATAGAAGGCCTTTGATGGCAAGACTGTGAAGTTGTAACCAGGTCTCCTCCTTACTCTCCCAACCACCCTGGAAACCAAATAGGGACCATTATGCCCCCATTTATTCCCATCAAATGTGTATGCAAACTCCTGCATAAATTTGAACAGAAGTGGATGATTCATGTCAAACGCCAAGAATGCGTTGTTTAACCTGTTCCATTTCTTGGACTCCATATCCATGCTCTGTGCTCCAATTGAGTTCTTTAACCCAGTAAGAGGTTTCAGCACAATGAAATCGGTGTCCATGTAAACACCTCCATACTTGTATAAAACTGCAAGTCTCAACAGATTGGATAGATTCTGAGCTAACGGAATCTCGCCGGGGTCCTTTTCCGCCCTCCTAATCCCTTTAAACCAAGCTTTGGCCGGCGTGTTTTTTAACAGAAATGGCAAGTCCGGTGTCACTGCGACGACTTTGAATCCCCGGTCAAGGAGCGGTTTTAGAATCATGTACCCTCTTGCAGAGTCCATGCTTTTTGACAGAATCATTAAGCAGCCTCGAGGGTGAGACTTGAAAAGGCTATCCATCGTCAAGAACTCTCTATGCCCAAACGACCTTGCCGGGGAAATCCATGTCATGAAGAAGTGAGCCTCGCAGTCATGGTTGAAGAACTCCAGAACCCGACCATGAAACAGCCGTGTGATGTTGTTTGACTTGAAAATGTCGAACTTTGATAAATTTTCCCGCAACCAAGCAATCCTTTCTTCTTCTGTGACATTCAATGGAGGAACCGGAAGATCCTTTTCATCGTCAAGTACTTCTACTTCACGTTGATCACCAGTCTCTTCTTGCATGGAACGTATTTGAAGGAGTCCGATACTCGATCTCAGTCGTCCTAATTCGGTTCTTTCATGAGCCGCCAACTCGTCGACGATTTGCTTATCGGAAAAAGTACGAGACTGGTGGGAAATCTCAGAGGCGATGCTGTCGGTGTAGATGATAAAGATCAACGCAGCAAACGTTATGGTAGAAATGATTCGCAGTTTGGTACGGCTAAGGCTGAATACCTGGGAATCAAACATCTTAAAATTCTCTGTAAATTTCTTGAGTCTGACCATCGTGTGAGAGTTTAAAGAAGCAGCAACAAGTCACGTAGAGAAAAAACTACCTCCAGAAGAAATTTCATGCCACTCAGACCaaagttaatctaaatatattgaaacatacatatatataatcccACAAAGACTCTGATGATGTTTCTAATGTGAACAGCCTTTCTAGTTAATGTTGTCGAAGCTCTGTCAGCAAGCCTTTGTGATGGGCCGATGGCTTTGAAAGTCTTGATCAGaagtcttttcttttaattatgatttgagttttatatatttatttatttttatttctgggTAAATGTCAAGTCTGGACGATTTAACATTAGAGCATGACATGGAAGTACTTGATTCTTTAGCAAGTTCAATAATGctgaatttagaaaataaaataatttgccAAATGAAACGCactcgttttttatttttcacaattatttatctttgaattaaattaattattagatGCTTTCCAAGAAGGAGCTGTTGTGgggtttttataattttaatgcgTTTGGATCTATTCATGTGATTTCTAATATTACTTAATTTCCTGTATCAGAAAATATTTATGCTTATAACTGTATCAAGTTGTGCCACATTTCTCTCAACAGAACTTAGACCAAGGATAAGATAGATATAACACATTCTGATTCAGTTAGCATAAGATAAATacactcttttttattttaattatgccttataattttaatttttttaatatttagtcATGTTAGAATATTTGTTAAGATCTTTATTAAATGAGTTATTATATTCTCAAATCGGTACGTAGAGCACCCGATgtacattatttaaataataaaatttaatttttaaaaattatcttttaaatcaaattatatacaTCACGTAAAACATGCATGGTATAGAAGACTTAGtataacattattatatattttagattaaatggATGATTCTTTCACGTGGAGTTGTATAATGGGATGATTGATTTTTCAAGATTTGGATTGCTCCGAGCACTCCCAATGGTTTGTGTATATTTCCTtcataatatatcattaaaactcactttttttattttagttactgatttttataagatattatacatcaatttatctatttttttttcctccatatcatttcaatattctttttaaatatcttattaattttaaatattatttctaactATCAATGAATTTATAATATCTACATATAGTATGATATTATTTCATCctatacacaaaataaaataaaataatcataagcaaaaaatttaaaaattaaactcaaaagatgaaaagaaaaaatgtgacTATTAATTATTCCAAAAATGGGAACCACATGGGACCAAAATAggctaattctttttttatttttttatttttttggaattgGAAAGAACGTGATGTACACTTTATTAATACCTAGTTAAGAGCAAAATGGTAATTTCAGGCTTCTAATATTAGTTCTGGAATGAGGTCAGCGTCAATGACAGTTTGGCCACGTTCTTGATTCTTTGGTATTTACTACAGTGGATGTCAGGAAAGTCTTTGCTTCCCCTGAAGGTTTATCGCCTTTTAATCATATTGTTAAGTATAGGGCTGTAAATAAATCAGTTTGTTCGATAGTTCATTTGGTTAAATTTGAATAGAACTCGattcgtgaaaaaaaaaaacttattcatTAAAGCAGATACTTgctcgatttgtaaataataCATACTCGACAAAATTTGACTCGACTTGACTAAGGCTCGTTTAGACtcgctcgtttatgctcgagtcgactcgattaaaactcattcatatattgataaatatatacatacatctatgcatgtatatatgtattaactaataatataagcatatcacttttataattaaatatataatatgtattctaattacttatgtttatataataaatatacttcatagatatattttataatttatataataatt
This sequence is a window from Carya illinoinensis cultivar Pawnee chromosome 9, C.illinoinensisPawnee_v1, whole genome shotgun sequence. Protein-coding genes within it:
- the LOC122277258 gene encoding lactosylceramide 4-alpha-galactosyltransferase-like produces the protein MVRLKKFTENFKMFDSQVFSLSRTKLRIISTITFAALIFIIYTDSIASEISHQSRTFSDKQIVDELAAHERTELGRLRSSIGLLQIRSMQEETGDQREVEVLDDEKDLPVPPLNVTEEERIAWLRENLSKFDIFKSNNITRLFHGRVLEFFNHDCEAHFFMTWISPARSFGHREFLTMDSLFKSHPRGCLMILSKSMDSARGYMILKPLLDRGFKVVAVTPDLPFLLKNTPAKAWFKGIRRAEKDPGEIPLAQNLSNLLRLAVLYKYGGVYMDTDFIVLKPLTGLKNSIGAQSMDMESKKWNRLNNAFLAFDMNHPLLFKFMQEFAYTFDGNKWGHNGPYLVSRVVGRVRRRPGYNFTVLPSKAFYPVDWLRISGLFQAPKNQASSKWVKAKLLQLNGETYGVHLWNRQTNRLAIEEGSVMESLISNHCVICQQIYTSKTKVSKRC